The Methylomicrobium agile genome has a segment encoding these proteins:
- a CDS encoding MBL fold metallo-hydrolase → MNDRTPYRLADSTAVEALVDHWVAWPHTFSPVPYSLHMLNYQKKNLTSYLQNPAIHLKSSANPKLLGGPFVNVPVDRAADIAQMLERMGGEHAESLRMAEDLITFQNLLDREAIGQSLEAYYPQLPQSLRGYVELLYDYNNRPIVRCIESLFYKSRHYKKHLQSFQLFTQTHDRARAYYMSTPRLPDGESVSWRIPFAEAAVDELFKLDSRPQSLGYIREVLGLDAGDEDKLIRLLTDQAPHAGEAWQGPGVRIRYLGHAGVLVETAGITVLIDPFIAVKPSQGGIDRYSFQDLPAHIDYVLITHVHHDHYVFETLLRLRHKIGCLVVPKSSGIFYADISMKLLARELGFRQVVEVDPLDSITFTDGEIVAVPFLGEHSDLPFAKSAYLVRAGNRKVLFAADSNCLDEQMYQNLCAEYGPIDTVFLGMECIGAPLSWVYGALLPKLPDHKHCQARRSNGSNAEGALRLLDAVGASRVYVYAIGREPWLQYFMALEPEDDDAYIREINKMLAVCHQRGFSDARRLYGRDEIFL, encoded by the coding sequence ATGAACGACAGAACCCCATACCGGCTTGCCGATTCCACCGCCGTAGAAGCGCTGGTCGATCACTGGGTTGCCTGGCCGCATACTTTTTCGCCGGTGCCCTACAGCCTGCATATGCTGAATTATCAGAAGAAGAATCTGACTTCGTATCTGCAAAATCCCGCTATCCATCTTAAATCCAGCGCCAATCCGAAATTGCTGGGCGGGCCGTTCGTCAACGTACCGGTCGACCGAGCGGCCGACATCGCGCAAATGCTGGAGCGCATGGGAGGCGAGCATGCCGAAAGCCTGCGGATGGCCGAAGACCTGATCACTTTTCAGAATTTGCTGGATCGCGAGGCTATCGGGCAAAGCCTGGAAGCTTATTACCCTCAATTACCTCAGTCTTTACGCGGTTACGTCGAATTGCTCTACGACTATAACAACCGCCCCATTGTCCGCTGTATCGAGAGCCTTTTTTATAAAAGCCGGCATTACAAAAAACATTTGCAGTCGTTCCAACTGTTCACACAAACCCATGACCGGGCTCGGGCATATTACATGAGTACGCCGCGCCTGCCGGACGGCGAGAGCGTATCCTGGCGGATTCCGTTTGCCGAAGCCGCTGTCGACGAATTGTTCAAGCTGGATAGCCGGCCGCAATCCTTAGGTTATATCCGGGAAGTGCTGGGATTGGATGCCGGCGACGAAGATAAGCTGATCCGTTTATTGACCGATCAGGCGCCGCATGCCGGTGAAGCCTGGCAAGGCCCGGGCGTGAGAATCCGTTATCTGGGCCATGCGGGCGTTCTGGTCGAAACGGCCGGCATTACCGTGCTGATCGATCCTTTCATCGCCGTCAAACCCAGCCAGGGCGGGATAGACCGCTACAGTTTTCAGGATTTGCCGGCACATATCGACTATGTGCTGATTACCCATGTCCATCACGACCATTATGTGTTCGAAACCCTGTTACGGTTACGGCACAAAATCGGTTGTCTGGTGGTACCCAAAAGTTCCGGCATTTTCTATGCCGATATTTCGATGAAACTGCTGGCCAGGGAATTGGGTTTTCGGCAGGTCGTTGAAGTCGATCCGTTAGACAGTATCACGTTTACGGATGGTGAAATCGTCGCGGTGCCTTTTCTGGGCGAACACAGCGATTTGCCGTTTGCAAAAAGTGCCTATCTGGTTCGCGCCGGAAACCGGAAAGTGTTATTCGCCGCCGATTCGAACTGCCTGGACGAACAGATGTACCAGAATCTATGCGCCGAATACGGACCCATCGACACCGTGTTTTTGGGCATGGAATGCATCGGCGCGCCGCTCTCCTGGGTATACGGCGCTTTGTTACCCAAGCTGCCGGATCACAAACACTGCCAGGCCCGGCGCTCGAACGGCAGCAATGCCGAAGGCGCATTGCGGTTGCTGGATGCAGTCGGCGCCAGCCGCGTCTACGTCTACGCCATCGGCCGCGAGCCGTGGCTGCAATATTTCATGGCGCTGGAGCCGGAAGACGATGATGCCTACATTCGCGAAATCAACAAAATGCTGGCGGTTTGTCATCAGCGTGGCTTTAGCGATGCCCGGCGGCTATATGGGCGCGACGAGATTTTTCTGTGA
- a CDS encoding ankyrin repeat domain-containing protein: protein MNKPQLIEAAKTGDIHQVQALIENGEALEQKDDYGWTALNWATGHGDTEIVKLLLEAGANPINSGRDLRTPYQIALAAARVETATLLQKAEQESGIASEKPARPFCKAYPVNAFHEFPDWQIEQSLSDDAVVYLHQDFSVTESMWPGENVVFDSGSDDWRHYCRNRLGFHVPTDLELAADYESRR from the coding sequence ATGAACAAACCACAACTGATTGAAGCGGCTAAGACAGGTGACATTCATCAAGTACAAGCCTTGATTGAAAATGGCGAAGCATTGGAACAAAAAGACGATTATGGCTGGACCGCATTAAATTGGGCTACGGGCCACGGCGACACGGAAATAGTGAAGCTGTTACTCGAAGCAGGAGCCAATCCAATCAATAGCGGCCGCGATCTTAGAACGCCTTATCAAATTGCCTTGGCGGCTGCGCGAGTGGAAACCGCCACTTTACTGCAAAAGGCGGAACAGGAAAGCGGAATTGCTTCGGAAAAACCGGCAAGACCCTTTTGCAAGGCTTATCCAGTCAACGCATTCCATGAATTTCCGGACTGGCAGATTGAACAGTCATTGTCTGACGATGCCGTGGTCTATTTGCACCAGGATTTCAGCGTTACTGAATCGATGTGGCCCGGAGAGAATGTAGTGTTCGATTCAGGTTCGGATGATTGGCGACATTACTGTCGAAATCGCTTAGGTTTTCATGTGCCCACAGACTTGGAACTTGCCGCCGATTATGAGTCGAGACGTTAG
- a CDS encoding non-ribosomal peptide synthetase: MLLLEGATSLAEVLQRRAACHPHRIAYTFLDYGASGRHSLTYGELNAKAGQLAAALQRMGMQGERALLLYPPGLDYIVAFFACLHAGAVAVPAYPPGNNRHMPRLQAILDDSRAKIILTTRQVAGNIRDFPDATGDLLDKHLLRTDADEHFDDASSWQPPLLQALDLAFLQYTSGSTGDAKGVMVSHGNLLANQQLIKRRFGHDERSTVVGWLPLYHDMGLIGNVMQPLYCGASAILMAPMAFLEKPLRWLQAISDYRAHTSGGPNFAYDLCVQKISRDELAGIDLSHWQLAFNGAEPINPLTLQRFGEAFSACGFQRHAFYPCYGLAEATLLATGGAKQSLPRIAAFDKTALEQRRVQPGGDNPLNARSLVGCGAIDIDGGQDLRIVEPDGAACCAEGRIGEIWLSGPSIAQGYWQNPEMSGKAFVKDAEGRSWLRSGDLGFIDGGELFVSGRLKDLIIIRGRNYYPHDLEHAVEAATDALNPASTVAFSVDEGDGEKLVVLAELKRNRVRQGDYRSEFSAIRARLTEECGIQADRILFLKPGAVLKTSSGKLRRNACQALFIQQGFEFIASDNLQAAGEPRPLVNVDAGAAERRLLRQVLLTMNRVNAADLLAEHLALKASALSGLAAGAAESSHTLSQLGLDSLKAVEMKYFIDELLDVDIPVTGLLGSSTLSDCAATALSLAKHAADTPVPLADTGMGKALDFAVSYNQQALWTRAQLGQGKALHHMPIALQIRGELNWDALGGALIELRRRHAQLRVGFKLGADRLPVCLPLEQPEPRLERVDCCDRSQQMKQLQIFVSEPFDLEHGPLLRCGVFRCTGADPVLAFCAHHLIVDFRSLQVLLAELQTLYLARCAGQAPQLPSSASIYSDYVAWQQHYLESTAAEQDLSYWRRQLAGEIPRLELPGERSSAGASSGRSAAETLLISPETLDKLKRLASARRTTLYTLLLSIFKTLLYRYSGQTDLIVGSPTLGRPKREFADSVGYFVNPVALRSRPHGEQPFCDYLAQVNAAVLAALDHQHYPYALLAEKVLPRTGNDMAPFRTWFVLQSADSPLAAALALGQSGAPGRWANASVETVALPERSEEFDLALLCTETGQGLTAVFSYRCDVISQLSVRRMLGHFQCLLNGILADPATRLSQLPFLSVPEKRQLADWNATTLHYLEQRSIVDLFEAVADRQPQATALVFGELRLSYAELNARANRLAHYLIAQGVGPERRVALSLPRGPDLLIGMLAILKAGAMYVPIDPSYPRERQAYLFRDAGAGWLLTVLSLVPALDCGHAVKICVDEPHEFGAYSAANPSVVRFPASAAYLIYTSGSTGHPKGVVVSHANLLHSTLARSAYYREPMGCYLLLPSFAFDSSVAGIFWCLSQGAALCLPDDNLLKEPLGLGALIERNRVTHLLTLPSLYQLLLEHVPSAALQSLGTAIVAGEACPGTLAELHHSRLPAVGLFNEYGPTEATVWCSVYRVQPTDCDATLPIGAPIANMRIHIVDAAMQPVAVGVAGELLVGGDGISRGYLGQSALTAERFVPDSFGRNGGRLYRTGDRARYRADGTVEFLGRFDRQVKIRGYRIELGEIEACLLGHSAVSAAAVTVREDVPGMKRLVAYWSGDASAQDALRSLVKESLPDYMQPSAWLWLESMPLNANGKLDRKALPMPEIRAGDQDGFVAPRDEAEEAVASIWREVLGIDRLSIHDDFFELGGHSLAGVQVMAKIQEMFAIDLPVNVLFEAATLAEFVDRMAEYRSEE; this comes from the coding sequence GTGCTATTGCTCGAAGGAGCAACTTCTCTGGCGGAGGTGTTGCAGCGGCGCGCGGCATGCCATCCCCACCGGATTGCGTATACATTTTTGGATTATGGGGCATCAGGCCGGCATTCGTTGACTTATGGCGAACTCAATGCAAAAGCCGGGCAATTGGCGGCAGCGTTGCAACGGATGGGCATGCAAGGCGAGCGGGCCTTATTGCTCTATCCGCCCGGCCTGGATTACATCGTGGCCTTTTTTGCCTGCCTTCACGCCGGGGCGGTCGCCGTTCCGGCCTATCCGCCCGGTAATAATCGGCATATGCCCAGGCTACAGGCCATTCTTGATGACAGCAGAGCGAAAATAATTCTTACCACCCGACAAGTTGCCGGCAACATTCGCGATTTCCCAGACGCCACGGGAGATTTGTTAGACAAGCATTTGTTGCGAACCGATGCCGACGAACACTTTGATGATGCCAGCTCGTGGCAACCGCCTCTCTTGCAAGCCTTGGATTTGGCCTTTCTGCAATACACTTCGGGTTCTACCGGTGACGCCAAGGGGGTGATGGTCAGCCACGGCAACTTGCTGGCAAACCAGCAGTTGATCAAGCGCCGGTTCGGCCATGACGAACGCTCGACCGTGGTCGGCTGGCTGCCGCTTTATCACGACATGGGCCTGATCGGTAATGTGATGCAGCCCTTGTATTGCGGAGCGAGTGCGATTCTGATGGCGCCGATGGCGTTTTTGGAAAAACCGCTACGCTGGTTGCAGGCCATCAGCGATTACCGTGCGCATACCAGCGGCGGGCCTAATTTCGCTTACGATTTGTGCGTTCAAAAAATCAGCCGCGACGAATTGGCCGGAATCGATCTCAGCCATTGGCAACTGGCCTTCAACGGCGCCGAACCCATCAATCCGCTGACTTTGCAGCGATTCGGCGAAGCATTCTCGGCATGCGGATTCCAGCGGCATGCGTTCTATCCCTGTTATGGCCTGGCCGAAGCGACGCTCTTGGCGACTGGCGGCGCTAAACAATCCCTTCCAAGAATTGCCGCGTTCGATAAAACCGCCCTGGAACAACGCAGAGTCCAGCCAGGCGGTGACAATCCATTGAATGCCAGAAGCCTTGTAGGTTGTGGCGCGATCGATATCGATGGCGGCCAGGACTTGCGTATTGTCGAGCCTGATGGCGCTGCGTGTTGCGCGGAGGGTCGAATCGGAGAAATCTGGCTGAGCGGTCCCAGCATCGCCCAGGGCTATTGGCAGAACCCTGAAATGAGCGGCAAAGCTTTCGTCAAAGATGCCGAAGGCCGATCCTGGCTGCGCAGCGGCGATTTGGGATTTATCGACGGCGGCGAATTGTTCGTTTCCGGGCGCTTGAAAGACTTGATCATTATTCGCGGCCGCAATTATTACCCGCACGATCTCGAGCATGCCGTCGAAGCGGCAACCGATGCGCTGAATCCGGCATCGACCGTGGCGTTTTCGGTTGACGAAGGCGACGGCGAAAAGTTGGTCGTGCTGGCCGAATTGAAACGCAACCGCGTCAGGCAAGGCGATTACCGTAGCGAATTCTCGGCGATTCGTGCCCGATTGACCGAAGAATGCGGCATCCAAGCCGACCGTATCCTGTTCCTCAAACCCGGCGCGGTGTTAAAAACCAGCAGCGGAAAACTTCGGCGAAATGCCTGCCAGGCGCTTTTTATCCAACAGGGGTTTGAGTTTATCGCCAGCGACAACCTGCAAGCGGCGGGCGAGCCGCGGCCTTTAGTGAATGTCGATGCGGGCGCTGCCGAACGCCGCTTATTGCGCCAGGTTTTGTTGACGATGAATCGCGTCAATGCCGCCGATTTATTGGCGGAACATCTTGCGCTGAAAGCCTCGGCATTATCAGGCTTGGCTGCCGGCGCTGCCGAATCAAGCCATACGCTATCGCAACTGGGCCTGGATTCGTTGAAAGCCGTGGAAATGAAATATTTCATCGACGAGTTGCTGGATGTCGATATACCGGTCACCGGCTTGCTCGGCAGCTCGACCTTATCCGATTGCGCCGCAACGGCGCTGAGTCTGGCAAAACATGCCGCCGACACACCTGTTCCCCTTGCCGATACCGGCATGGGGAAGGCTTTGGATTTCGCTGTGTCATACAACCAGCAGGCATTGTGGACACGGGCGCAATTAGGGCAGGGCAAAGCTTTGCACCACATGCCGATTGCATTGCAAATCAGGGGCGAATTAAACTGGGACGCGCTGGGCGGTGCATTGATCGAGTTACGTCGGCGACATGCGCAATTACGCGTCGGGTTTAAACTGGGCGCCGACCGGCTGCCGGTTTGCCTGCCTCTTGAGCAACCGGAGCCGCGGCTGGAGCGGGTTGATTGTTGCGACCGCTCACAGCAGATGAAGCAGCTGCAAATTTTCGTCAGCGAGCCGTTTGACCTGGAACATGGACCGCTGCTGAGATGCGGCGTATTCCGTTGTACCGGTGCCGATCCTGTTCTGGCATTTTGCGCGCATCATTTGATCGTCGATTTTCGTTCGCTGCAAGTATTGCTGGCCGAGTTGCAAACACTCTATCTCGCTCGATGTGCCGGTCAGGCGCCTCAATTGCCGTCCTCTGCTTCAATCTACTCGGATTATGTCGCATGGCAGCAACATTATCTGGAAAGCACTGCTGCCGAACAAGACCTGAGCTATTGGCGCCGGCAACTGGCCGGTGAGATACCCAGGTTGGAACTGCCGGGCGAACGTTCATCTGCGGGGGCGTCGTCAGGCCGGAGCGCTGCGGAAACGTTGCTCATCTCGCCGGAAACGTTGGACAAGCTTAAACGTTTGGCCTCAGCCCGCCGCACCACACTGTATACGCTGTTGTTGAGCATCTTCAAGACCCTGCTGTACCGCTACAGCGGTCAGACCGATCTGATCGTCGGCAGTCCGACCTTAGGGCGGCCTAAACGTGAATTTGCCGATTCGGTGGGTTATTTCGTCAACCCGGTCGCATTGCGCAGCCGGCCTCACGGCGAACAGCCGTTTTGCGATTATTTGGCTCAGGTCAATGCCGCCGTGTTGGCAGCGCTCGATCATCAGCATTATCCGTATGCTTTGCTGGCGGAGAAGGTGTTGCCCCGCACCGGCAACGACATGGCGCCGTTTCGGACCTGGTTCGTGCTGCAGTCCGCGGACTCTCCCTTGGCGGCAGCGCTGGCCTTGGGACAATCCGGCGCCCCTGGCCGATGGGCCAATGCCTCTGTCGAAACGGTTGCCTTGCCGGAAAGGTCGGAAGAATTCGATCTGGCCCTGCTGTGCACGGAAACCGGCCAGGGGTTGACGGCGGTGTTCAGCTATCGTTGCGACGTCATCAGCCAATTGTCGGTACGGCGCATGCTGGGACATTTTCAATGCCTGCTGAACGGGATATTGGCGGACCCCGCTACCCGGTTGAGCCAATTGCCGTTTTTGAGCGTACCGGAAAAACGGCAACTGGCGGACTGGAATGCCACGACTCTGCATTATCTGGAGCAGCGCAGCATCGTTGATCTATTCGAAGCGGTTGCGGACCGCCAGCCCCAGGCAACGGCGCTGGTGTTTGGAGAGCTGCGGCTTTCTTATGCCGAGTTAAATGCACGGGCCAACCGGCTGGCGCATTATCTGATCGCGCAGGGCGTCGGTCCGGAGCGCCGCGTCGCGTTAAGCCTGCCCCGTGGCCCCGACTTATTGATCGGTATGTTGGCCATTTTGAAAGCGGGCGCCATGTATGTGCCCATTGACCCGAGCTATCCTCGGGAACGGCAAGCGTATTTGTTTCGGGATGCCGGGGCCGGCTGGCTGTTGACCGTGCTGTCCCTGGTACCGGCTCTGGATTGCGGACACGCGGTGAAAATCTGCGTCGACGAACCGCATGAGTTCGGCGCTTACAGTGCGGCCAACCCATCTGTCGTGCGTTTTCCGGCATCCGCCGCCTACCTGATTTATACCTCCGGCTCGACCGGCCATCCCAAAGGCGTGGTGGTCAGCCATGCCAATCTGTTGCATTCGACTTTGGCGAGAAGCGCTTACTACCGTGAACCGATGGGGTGTTATCTGTTATTGCCGTCGTTCGCTTTCGATAGTTCGGTGGCGGGTATTTTCTGGTGTTTAAGCCAGGGCGCTGCCCTCTGTTTGCCTGACGACAACCTGCTGAAAGAGCCGCTGGGGCTCGGGGCCCTGATCGAGCGTAACCGGGTCACCCACCTGTTAACCTTGCCGTCGCTGTATCAACTCTTGCTGGAGCATGTGCCCAGCGCCGCGTTGCAAAGCCTGGGCACCGCCATCGTCGCCGGCGAAGCTTGTCCGGGCACTTTGGCCGAACTGCACCATTCACGCTTGCCGGCGGTCGGGTTATTCAACGAATACGGTCCGACCGAAGCCACCGTCTGGTGCAGCGTTTATCGCGTTCAACCGACCGATTGCGATGCCACGCTGCCGATCGGCGCCCCCATTGCCAATATGCGCATTCACATCGTCGATGCGGCGATGCAGCCGGTTGCAGTCGGGGTGGCGGGAGAGTTGCTGGTTGGCGGCGACGGTATTAGCCGAGGCTATCTCGGCCAATCCGCTTTGACGGCTGAACGCTTCGTGCCGGATTCGTTCGGCCGCAACGGCGGACGTTTATATCGAACCGGCGACCGGGCGAGGTATCGCGCAGACGGAACTGTTGAATTCCTGGGCCGTTTCGATCGGCAAGTCAAAATCAGGGGCTACCGCATTGAACTCGGTGAAATCGAAGCCTGCTTACTGGGGCATTCCGCGGTATCTGCGGCGGCCGTCACCGTGCGGGAAGATGTGCCCGGCATGAAGCGTCTGGTCGCCTATTGGAGCGGTGATGCTTCGGCTCAGGATGCGCTGAGGTCTCTTGTTAAGGAGAGCTTGCCCGACTACATGCAGCCCTCGGCATGGCTATGGCTTGAGTCCATGCCGTTGAATGCCAATGGCAAGCTGGATCGCAAGGCGTTGCCAATGCCGGAAATCCGGGCCGGCGATCAGGACGGTTTCGTTGCACCGCGCGACGAGGCCGAGGAAGCGGTGGCGTCCATCTGGCGTGAAGTGCTGGGTATCGATCGTTTGAGCATTCACGACGATTTTTTCGAACTGGGAGGACATTCATTGGCGGGCGTCCAGGTGATGGCAAAAATACAGGAAATGTTCGCCATCGATCTGCCGGTCAATGTGTTGTTCGAAGCGGCGACGCTAGCCGAATTCGTTGACCGCATGGCTGAGTATCGGAGCGAGGAATGA